A stretch of DNA from Pseudomonas sp. HN11:
GAGCAGCGGTTTGACCGCCACCAGCACGATCCAGCCCATCACCGCGTAGATCACGATCGACAGGATGCGCGCCTCAGAGCGCGGCTTGATCTCCTGCAGGATGCCGATCACCGCCAGCCCCCATACAATCCCGAACAGCGTCCAGCCCCACGGCCCGCGCAGCGTCACCAGGCAAAACGGCGTGTAGCTGCCGGCGATCAACAGATAGATCGAAAAATGATCGACCTTCTGCATGATTTCTTTTCGACGCCCCTGAACGCTGTGGTACACGGTGGACGCGCTGTACAGCACCATCAAGGTAAAGCCATAGATCGCCACGCTGACGATCTTCCAGGGGCTGCCATCCAGGCTTGCCACCACCAGCATCCACACGGCGCCAATACACGCCGCGACTGCACCGAGCAAATGGCTCCAGGCGTTGAATCGTTCCCCGTGGTACATCTGTCACTGGCCTCCTGTAACCGTTAAGAACTGACTGGCAAGCGTCCAGCCTTGCGCATAAGAGTGCAAGCGGCGTGTGACGTTCCAGGGACGGCGAGTCGTTTTGCGGGCACAATCAACGGCATTCGAACAAGAGCCACGGCCATGCTGATCGACGAAGAGTTCACCCTCAAGAAGCTGGAAATCTTCCTGGCATTCATGCGCACCGGCAACCTGGCCCGCGCCGCCGCCGAGCTGCAAACCAGTAATGTCAGCGTGCACCGCGCCATCCACTCCCTGGAAAACGCCCTGCGCTGCCCGCTGTTCAAACACGAAGGGCGCAACCTCACGCCGCTGGAAAGCGCCTACGTGCTGGAAGAACGCGCGCAAAAGCTGGTCGCCGATGTGGTCGACAGCGTGCGCCTGACCCGCGAAGCGGCCGGTTTTTCCGCCGAGCGCTTCAAGCTCGGCTCGCTGTATTCGCTGACGGTGAAAACCGTGCCGCAATTGATCATGGGCCTGAAGATCCGCCGCAGCGAACTCAATATCGACTTGATCCTGGGCTCCAACTTCGACCTGCTCTACAAGCTCAAGAACATGGAAGTGGACGCGATCCTCATCTCCCTGGACGAACACGCCAACGACCCCGACTGCGAACAGATTGCGCTGTTTTCCGACGATATCTTTCTCGCCACCCCCGCCGATTCCCCCTTCGACCGCGAGCGGGAGATCGACCTTGCCGACGTGCGCGACGCAACCTTCATCACCCTCACCCAAGGCTTCGCTACGCACCAGGATGGAAATCGCGTGTTCAAGCAGGCAGGGTTCGAGCCGAAGGTGGCGATGCAGGTCAATGACATCTTCACGCTGCTGAGCATGGTCAGCTCGGGCGTGGGTTATGCACTGCTGCCAGGTAGGATTGCGGCGGTGTATGAAAACCGCGTGAAGCTGATACCGCTGCAACCCAGGTATCGGTTGCAGCAGCATATTGGTGTGGTGTTCCTGAAGGCCAAGGAGCGCGATCCGAACTTGCTGGCGTTGTTGGCGGAGTGTCGGATGTATGCCAATCGCCAAGCCTGAAAAACCGCTTTCGCGAGCAAGCCCGCTCCCACATTTTGACCGCATTCTCATGCTGGAACTCGGTCAAGTGTGGGAGCGGGCTTGCTCGCGAAGAGGCCCTAACTAGCAACACAAAGTCCAAACTTACCCAACCAACCCGCGTACGATGAAATAGAGCAACGAAGGCCCAAGCAGGCAACCCAGCCCGGTGTGGAACGTCGCCGTCAGCGCACCATACGGCACCAACCGCCGATCCGTCGCCGCCAAGCCCGCCGTCACACCGCTCACAGTGCCGGCCAACCCACCAAACACCATCGCCGAACGCGGGTTATCCAAGCCCATCCAGCGTGCCGCGACCGGTGTTCCCACCATGACCAGGATCGCCTTGATCAACCCGGTGGCAATCGACAGCGCCATCACATCCGAGGTCGCGCCGATCGCCGCGCCAGTCACTGGGCCGACGATGTAAGTCACGGCACCGGCACCGATGGTGGTCATGCTGATCGCATCGCGATAACCAAATGCCCAGGCCATACTCGCACCGACGATAAACGGCAGGATCGTGCCCAGCAGCAACGCGATCACACCGATCATCCCGGCCTTGCGCGCCTCGGTGGCTTGCACTTCAAAGGCCGTGGCGACAATGGCGAAGTCGCGCAGCATCGCGCCGCCCATCAAACCGATGCCGGAGAACAGCGCCAGGTCCGCCAGGCCTTTCTGACCGCCGGTGATCGTACCGCCGACCCATGCCAGTACCAGGCCGATGACAATGGCAATCGCCGAGCCATGGATACGTCCGAAGGTCAGCCGCTTGGACAGCACCACGGAAATCCACATCACCACGCCAACAAAGGCAAAGGCAGTGATCAGGCCGTTATGTTCCAAGCCTTTTTCGATGAGATCCCACATATCAGCGTCCTCCCACTGGAGCGATCATCGGCTCTTCATCGGGCAAGGGTTCGCCCTTGTGGGTACGGCTGATCAGCGCGATGGTGCAACCACACACCACCACTGAACCAATCGCAGCCAGCACCGCAACAGGGCCGCCATGCAGAGCGGTCACCACGTTTTGTTGCGCGGCCATCGCCACCACCACCGGGATGTACATCGCGCCCCAGAAACCCACGCCCATTTCGCAATCCTTGGTCATGCCGCCGCGCTTTTGCATCCACAAGCGGGCGCAGATCAGCAGGATCATCGCGATCCCCACCCCGCCCACGTTGGATTTGACGCCCAGCAACACGCCGAGCATGTCGCCCATGATCACGCCCGCAAGCGTGCAGATCGCCAGCAATGCCACACCGTAGATAATCATTGTTGTTGTCCTCAAAGTGCTCGATCGAAATTGTTGTTGTTGTGCTTCGAAAGCCTTGGGTGCTGCTTTATCGGTGGCGGCGCTCCTCCTCTTGCAGCAGGGCCTGCAAGGTGTCCAGGCGCGCACCTTCACAGGCGATCACCGTGCCTTGTTCGAATACGCGACGTGACAGGCCGGTGAGCACGGCGCCCGGTGGCAGTTCGATCTGCAGGCGCACGCCGCGCTCGTAGGCGCTTTGCACGGTGCCGCGCCAGTCGACGACGCGGCACATATTGAAGGCCAGGTCGTCGCGCAGTTGCTCAGAGTTATGGATCGGCCGCGCGCGGGTGCTGCTCAGGTAGGTGATACGCGGCGCCTTGAGTGGCACGAAGGCTTGCGCCAGGGCCTGTGCCGGTTGCTCCAGCAATGCGCAATGGGACGGCACGCTGACGGCCAGGCGCTTGGCGATGCCGTTGCCCTTGATGCGGTTGGCGACGAGCTTCATGGCCTGGTCGCTGCCAGCGATCACGGTTTGGTTGTCGGCGTTGATATTGGCCAGGTACACCGGGGTTTCAGGGCTGTGGATTTCGGCCAGCAGGCTTTCGACGGTGGATAACTCCGGGCCGATGATCGCGGTCATGCCGTAGCCCTGTGGATACGCGTTTTGCATCAGCTCGCCGCGCAGGCTGACCAGTTTGAGGGCGTCAGCGAAATCCAGCGCACCGGCCATCACTGCCGCCGGGTAGGCACCGATGGACAATCCCGCGACGTAATCGGGGCTGTGTTGCAGCAGGCGGGCGTGGGCCACGCCGACGATCAACAGGCAAAGTTGTACCGCGCGGGTATTCGCCAGGGCGTGCGCCGAATCCAATGCGCGAACGTCTTCACCCAAGGCATCGCTGGCATGTTCCAACACATCGGCCGGCAACGCCTGGAGCATGCCGGGGCGTTGGGCGCCCTGGCCGGGGAAGACGAGAAGGCTGCTCATGCTACGGCCTGCCAAGGGTCGAGGACGAGGTGCGCACCGCTGGCGGTTTTCAACAACACCCGTCGCGACGAACCGGCCCACTCGCGCAAGGCGACGGCGCCGAAAGGTGTCTGCAGTTGCAGATCCACAGTGCATGCGGCCTTGTCCAAGGTTGCCAACAGATCGCGTGAGTCGTTGCGATCCAGTGGCTCGGGCGTGCGCAGAATCAGGTCCAGATCGCTCTGGGCATGCAGAGCTTCAATGCCCGTGGCCAGCTCAAAACCCGCGCTGCCGGTGATGCCCCAATTCAAAGGCGCCAGCACCGGCCGCAGCTGTTCGAGTGCCTGCAAGGCCGGTAAGTCCCGTGTCGAGGCAACGTCACGCAGCGCTTCCGGTACGACTCTGCGCCGCACAGCGGCAATCGGCATCTCGGCGGCAAACCGCTGCTCACGCAAACGCCCGCGCACGCCCACCGCAACCCAGCCCGGCGCGACAATCGCGCGACGTACCACCACCGTGCCAATCGCCTCCACCGCCCACACCGGAGCGTTGGCAGGCAGATGCGCCGGAGTCATGCCCCAGAGCAGGTCGTGGGCGTTCACCATTGTTCCCGCAGCAGTTGGCGCACGTGGCTGGAGGCAGCGCGATTGGTCGCACCAAGACGGCCGCTCAAGTCGGTGCTACCAATATCCTTGATCGCACTCACCAGGCAATCGCTGACCCGCGCCACATCCTCCGGTGTAGGCTCTTCAATTTGGCTGACCGACAAGGTTTCCCACAGCAAACCCAGGCTGGCGTAACTGTCGATGTCATAGGCCATGGGCGGCACGCTGGCGGCCAAGGCTTCCAACTCTTCAACGCTGCGCAAGGTCACGCGCGCGGCCGAGGCCTTGCCCATGGCGTGCACCATCACACCAGGATCGCGCAGGGCGATCAAACGGTTGGCTTGGTACCCATGGGCGAGAAACGCGCCGGACATGGCCTTGCCCACCAGCAGCGCGATCACCGGATGCCCGGCCAGGCGAGCACGAGCGTAGCTGTCGGCGGCGGCGGCCAGGGCCTGGTGGATGCCGAGGGCTTCTTCGCGACGCCCGTAGGCTTGGCTCGGTACATCGACGATGGCGATGATGGGGCGCTTATCGCCACGAGCGATGGCTTCATCGACGGCCTTCGCCAGACCCCAGCCTTCCAGCAGGCCGACCTCGCCATGGCGCGCGCGGGGGAAGCGGTTTTGCGCGTCGGTGACCACGGCGATATAGCGCACCGGCTGTTCACCCAGCACACCATCGGCGACTTTCAGCGAGTTGGGCAAACCCTCAACGGCTATTGCCCCGACGCTCAATGCGTTGAACCACTGCAAACCTCTCATGAGCGTTCTCCTTGATACAGCGCGCGTACCGTCGCCGGGTCGATTTGCGGCGTGGCGTCCAGTTCGGCCAGGCGCGCCAAGTAATATGGGGCCTGACGGCTGCGTTGTTGGGCGGGCAAGCCCTGTTCCAACACTGCGCTGACGGTCTGTTGAATCTCGGCCACATCGTCAACGACATACCGGTCGGTCAAGCCGCTGTTGAAGCGTTGCTCACCGCCGGTGAGGCTCCAGATGAAAGGCCGGTCGCGGGAGTCGTATTCTTCAAGGCCCGCTTCCTGTTCGATCACTTGCGGGCCGTTCAAACCCAGGCGCGCTTCGCGGGTGACGACAAGGTAACTGCACAAGCCAGCCGCGATGGACATGCCACCAAAGCAGCCAACACTACCGGCTACCACGCCGATCACCGGCTGGTATTGGCGCAGATCGACAATCGCCGCATGAATATCAGCGATGGCCGCCAGGCCCAGGTTGGCTTCTTGCAAGCGCACGCCCCCGGTTTCCAGCAACAGGACGGCCCGCGTGGGAATGCCCTTGCGATTGTCCTCCACCGCCAGCTCCAGGGCGCCGGCGATTTTCGCGCCGCCGACCTCACCGAGGCTGCCACCCTGGAAGTTACCTTCAATGGCCGCAATCACCACAGGCTTTCCATCAATGCTGCCCTTGGCGATCACCACACCGTCATCGGCCTGCGGCACCACGCCTTGACGGCTGAGCCACGGTGACATGACGCGCTGGAACGGGTCGATCAATTCGCGGTAAGAGCCTTTGTCCAGCAACGCCTTGGCCCGCTGCCGAGCACCCAGCTCAACGAAGCTGTGTTTGGCGAGTAACTCAGTCATGGCCGATCTCCTCGAAACCCTGCTCCAGGCGCAAGCGCACCACACCGGGAGTGGCGCCAAAGTCATGGATATCAATGTTCAAGGCCGGTGGCGTCTGCTCCTGAAAGATGCGTTCGAACAGATGCTGCCAGCGTTGTTCGGCGCCATTCACCGAGGTTTGCACCTGGATGGTCAGGGTGCCCGGCGTGCCCGGTTCCAGCAGCACTTCCAGATCGCCCGAACCGACGCAGCCCACCAGCGCACGGCCTTTTGGCGGCTGCCCGGCGGGGAATTCAAAGGATAAGGTTTCCATCACAACGCTCCGTCGAGGCGATCGATAAACAGGCAGGCGGCCAACAGGTCGGCCGCGCCGCCGGGGGAGGCATTCAGGGCCAGCAGTTGAAGGTCCAGCGCGTGCAGTTGGCGACGACCGCCGAGGGTTGCGCTGCCGCCTGCATCCAGCACGGCCTGGGCGCCGCGTTGCATAGTTTGAAGGCCTTCGGTGCCGGCACGGTAAAGCACGCAGGTGTCGGCCAGGTCCGTCATGATCGCGAGCAAGGCGTCCAGGCGCGCGTTCTGTTCGCCGGCGTTTTGCTGACGGCTTCGGTGCAGCTGCGGCAAGCCGCGTTGCACCACGGACGGGAAGCCCAGCTGCGCTTCTTCACGGGCGCCGCGGGCGCCGTAACGGTGGGCGACTTGAGCACCGTGGCTCATGGGCTGCGGTGCATAGCGGTCGTTGAGCAAGGCCAGTTTGGCTGCCGTCAGCGTGACGGCGCGTGGTGCCAGGGCGGCGGCGGCGGTGAGCAAACCAAGGGCCCAAATCGCGCCGCGATGGGTATTCACACCATTGGTGGTGGTCAGCATTGCCTGCTCACCTTCACGACCAAGACGCCCGAGGGCTTCGCGCAGGGGCAAGCCGACTTCACCGAATTCAATCGCCGCCTCGGCCATCTCCTTGAACATCGGCCACAGCGACAACGCCGAGGCGTGCATCAGGCCAAGGTGCAGATCGCTGTGGGCGCCGTTGCCACGCCGGTCCACCAGGGCGGGTTTGGGCGACAGGTCCGCTTCATCGATCAACGCATCGACGGCCATGTCCGCCAGACGTTCGGCGAGGGTCAATTCCTGCAGTTTGAGTGCGCGCATTTACCAGCTCCTGAACTTGGCGGGGGGGTTGTACAGACCACCGGACCAGTCCACCAGGTCGGCCACGCTCTTGGCGGCCAACAGTTCGCGGGTGGCGTCGGTGCGGCGGATGCCCAAGTCTTCAGGCAAGGCGATCAAGCCTTCGCGGCGCATGCGCGCGGTATCTTTGGGATTGTGGCGCATGCCGATGGTAGTGACGCCTGCAACGGCAGCGATCATCGCCTGGCGCTCTTCGAGTGAACGCGCTTTGTACAGGTAGGCGATGCCTTCTTCGGTGAGCAGGTGGGTGACGTCATCGCCGTAGATCATGATCGGCGCCAGGGGCATGCCGCTTTTGCGGGCGACTTCCACGGCGTCGAGGGTGTCGACGAAAGTGGGTTTGCCGCCCTCCTGAAAGGTCTCGACCATTTGCACCACGAGTTTTTTGCCGCGCTCCAGCAAGGCTTCAGGTGCATCGTCATGGCGCATATCCAGCCACGCCGGCGTGCCATGACGGCGGCCGCGTGGGTCATGGCCCATGTTCGGTGCGCCACCAAACCCGGCCAGGCGGCCACGGGTCACGGTGGAGGAATGGCCGTCACCGTCGACTTGCAGGGTGGCGCCGATAAACAGGTCCACCGCGTATTGGCCGGCCAGTTGGCAGAACATCCGGTTGGAACGCATCGAGCCGTCGCGGCCGGTGAAGAACACATCCGGCCGGGCGGCGATGTAGTTTTCCATGCCCAGTTCGGTGCCGAAGCAGTGCACGCTTTCTACCCAGCCACTTTCGATGGCGGGGATCAGGGTTGGGTGCGGGTTGAGGGTCCAGTTGCGGCAGATCTTGCCCTTGAGGCCAAGGGATTCACCGTAGGTCGGCAGGATCAATTCGATGGCGGCGGTGTTGAAACCGATGCCGTGATTGAGTGACTGCACATTGTGTTTTTCGTAGATGCCACGGATCGCCATCATCGCCATCAGCACGTGAACTGGCTTGATATGGCGTGGGTCGCGGGTGAACAAAGGCTCGATGTAGAAGGGTTTGTCGGCCACCACCACAAAATCCACCCAGCTCGCCGGGATGTCGACGCGGGGCAAATCGGTGACGTCATCCACCAACTGGTTGACCTGCACGATCACGATGCCATCGCTGAATGCCGCAGGCTCAATCAGCGCAGGCGTGTCTTCGGTGCTCGCTCCTGTGTAGATATTGCCGGCGCGGTCGGCCATGAAACCGGCGGAAAGCACCACGTTGGGGATCAGGTCCACCACCAGCCGCGCATAGAGTTCGATGTAGGTGTGAATCGCGCCGATTTCCAGCAAGCCGTCTTCCAGCAACTGGCTGATGCGCAGGGATTGGGTGCCGGCGAAGGAGAAATCCAGCTTGCGGGCGATGCCTTTTTCAAACAGGTCCAGGTGCTCGGAACGGCCGACACTGGGCATGATCATGTGCAAGTCGTGGAGCTTGGCCGGGTCGGTTTTGGCCAGGGAGCGGGAGAGGAAATCGGCCTGTTTCTGGTTGTTGCCTTCCAGTACCACGCGGTCGCCGGGGAGGATCAATGCTTCAAGCGCCTCGACGATCCTGTCGCTGGGCAGCACCGCGCCGTCTGCAAATTGTTTGACCAGCCCGAGCCGCCGCTGCTTCTCGTCGCGCCGCCGCGTCCAGCGCGAGTCGGGGGTGAGTGTTGTTGTCATGGTCGCTCCACGGGTTTGCTGTCGTGGGGCTTACCTTAGGAGTGATTGAGAGGGCCATCAATCAAGCTCGGCGGTGAACCGTTACGGCTGGAGTAACAAAGCCTGTGTAGGAGCTGGCTTGCCAGCGATAGCGGTCGCTAATTGAACAATGTGCCAACTGACCGCACGCCATCGCCGGCAAGCCGGCTCCTACAGTTGACCGGTGATTCATTCCCACCTATGACCAGCAAGCAATGCTTCCACATTGCTCATTAATATCTTCGCACCTTCCATTAATTGGCCCAGCAGCGCCTCATCTTCATCCATGTACCCTTCATATTCCGCGAGGTTCCGACGCTCATGACACAACGCCAACAACCTCACCTGCACCTTGCCAGCGTCTGCGGTATGAACCAGGCATTGGAAGACCAGATAGCGTTTATCCGAGCGATAACCTTGCAAGCGCAAGGCCGTAAGGGCGATAGCATGAGCCGCGTTGTAAGCCAGGTCGAAACGACTGGCGAATGATAACTGTGGGTTGCCGGCATCCCTCAGCCGATCCCTGGCTGAACGCATCAGCCCATCACACTCTTTGCGATCCGGCGGCTCAGCCTTCAAACCGCCGCTACGTTACAGATTCTCCAGGTTTACCTTGTTGTCCATCCGTGGATTCCAGGGGGTTGCTCCCCATCAGGTTGATCTTGTCCTGCTGCACGACCCGCTGCACAAAACTGTTCCCGGCATTCCATTTGCCGATCCAGTCTTCAGGGGTGTAAAGCGTCGGGTTGAGGGTGCGGCCCAGTTGCTCTTCGAGCGGCATGAGCTGCTCCATGACTTCACTGTAGTTGAGGCTTTCACCGATCAACATGAGATCTATGTCACTGGATGAGTGCGCCTCGCCCTTGGCGATGGAGCCGTAGATAAACGCCCAGGTTATCTGCTTGGCGAACGGCGCCAGTGCAGTGCGCAATGGTTCATCCAGGCTCAGGGTCTTGCGCACGATGGCCAACAACTCCGAGTAAATCGGGCATTGGGGGTTGGCTTGGTAATGGGTCTGGTTGCCTTGGCGCGTCATGCTCAAGATGCCCGCCAATTGCAGACGTTCAAGCTCACGAGTGAGGCTGCCCTTGCCCACCTGGGCCCATCGCGCAATCTCATTGGTGAAGAAGCTTTGGTCGGGTTTGCCGAACAGCAGGCCCAGTACTTTTTGTTGGGTGACGGTGAAGAGTGCAGTGCTGATCGGCAAGGTGTGCATGGCAACGGCCAAAGAGTCCCAAAAAGGGAACGATAGGTCCCTTTTTGGGAACGATCAAGTTTTAAGCGACTGCAGAAGGGGAAATCTGTTCCAGGGCCCGATCCACTAATAGCTGCCCCAGCTCCGCCATTTGCTGGATGCCGAGCATGATCGCGCGCTGGGAGGTGTCCAGGTCGAAGGCGAGATTGCAGGTGAGTGCGTTAAGAGAAGACAGGGTTTCGCTGGCGTTGACCAGCAGGGTTTCGGTGTTTTCGTGCGGGTTTACGGTGAAGAGGGGCGGATTGGGGGTAGGTTTGACCATGATGAAGCTCCTAAACAGTGAGTAAGGAGCGCCACCGTTCGCTTGCACGCGAATGAGGGTGGCGACCGTGCGCAGGTGTGCAAGACCGGGCCTGTTTAGGACACCCAGCAGGTCCGAAGACCTCCTGCGCGCAGCCGCCATAAAACAGCGAGCACAAAAAACGCCCGTTGGATGGCTGGGCGTTCGTACGCCTAAACAGTTTCGTCGGACTTGCACGTCCGTGTCACCGTTTTTTGCGATGACGGGACAAAGACTAGGCGCGCTGACGGCACGCGACAAGTTCATGCACAGCCCAAAATCTTGCAGGAAAAATCCGAAGCCAGCCGGTCTACAACTTCATGTCTATTCTCACAGCCCCCAAACCTTCGAGCGGGTAACTACGGTATTCATAAACCTCCCCACGAACAGTAAGGCGGATGAGGCCAGCCTGTCGGGTGACTTGAACATCCGGCTCTTTAGTTTTCAGAAAGGGATGTGCCGAAACCAGCGCTGTCAGTATCTCCCGATCACTACCTAAGTCCTTATGAACGTAGTACCTGTAGGAAAATCCCACTGTCGCGCCGCCCTGACCGTCACGTGCTCCATAAATTGAGCTGCCGTTGCCCAAGGAGTGTTTCAAAACCACTTCGTCCAAATCCGGTGTACCGGATGACATGATCCAATTGCCCCCGATATAAATCAGGCAGGCTACCAGCAGGCAGTTGCGCAGAACCGGCAAGAGGCCCTTAGTAGCCCTGAGAAATTGCATACTCAATACCCCTCCTTATCCAATATTGATCTCGAGGATCATCGCCAAAAGGGTCTGCGCCCCACCATGACCCAAATTCCGGCTTGGTGGTTTTTGCGAATGTTTGAGCGACACCTGCTGCCCGTAACAGAACATGCTCGGGAATACCCAGCACCGTACCTGTAGCACCATAATTGAAGTTACCAAAAGCTTCGTACTGACGCCCTCGCTTCTTGTAGTTCCATGGGCCGGCAGCCCTGACCTGTGAGTAAAACCAGGAATAAGCGAATGCCGAGCCTGGCTGGAGATGAGTGCCTTTACACTTGGCGGTCGCCATATTTTCGAGAAGTGAAACACCCGGCGGCATTAACGGTACGGCCATTTGCGAATCCTTGCTGGCTGTGAGGAGCGCTGAACCTAGCACCCCACCTGGCACTGAACCTCCCGCACAATCCAGATACAGAACTTGCCTACAACAACTCCATCCTATTCCGACATTTGTAGGGTCAAACTGCACCAGAGTGAGCAAACTCGGAAGGCCGATAGGAAGATTCATACAATGGTTTAGGGTTGCTGCTCGGAAATGACCGGCCTAGCCTCGCGACTGATACTCATCGCCGTCGGACAGACCAACATGCCCATGCACAACCCACCTCACCCAGGTGAAATCCTGCTTGAAGATGTAATCCCTGCCCTGGACATCACCATCACCGAAATGGCCCGGCGCCTGGGATTCGCCCGTGAGAGGTTTTCGAGGATTTTGCATGGGCGTGCGCCTGTTAGTCCTGACTTGGCGGTGCGGCTTGAGCGGGCAGGT
This window harbors:
- a CDS encoding HigA family addiction module antitoxin yields the protein MPMHNPPHPGEILLEDVIPALDITITEMARRLGFARERFSRILHGRAPVSPDLAVRLERAGVSTGQLWLSMQSAYDLWQAEHREQPVIERFARID
- a CDS encoding polymorphic toxin type 44 domain-containing protein; its protein translation is MAVPLMPPGVSLLENMATAKCKGTHLQPGSAFAYSWFYSQVRAAGPWNYKKRGRQYEAFGNFNYGATGTVLGIPEHVLLRAAGVAQTFAKTTKPEFGSWWGADPFGDDPRDQYWIRRGIEYAISQGY